The DNA sequence CTACTTTTTCGATGGCGCGCACCGCAAGCCCTGTCGTCACGTGATCCGGCTTGTGGCCGAGATTGCGGATCCAGATCAGTTCCGCGCCCTCAATGTCGCGCGCCAATCCTTCAGAGTGAATGTGGGCCAGCACAACGGAATCACTGTCTCCGGTGATTATGACCGTTGGAGCCGTGATCTCGGTGTAGCGCGGCGAAACGCGTGCCAGATAGGGTTTCAGGTTAGAGACATCGATGGCGTTGTAACGAAACGCCTTTGGCCTGAGCACCAATCCCGGCGCGGTTTCAGTGATGTAGTCACCGGGCGTCGGGTTTGGCGCGAAAACGCAAGCCGACCCGCTTTCCAGCCGCGTCAGCCCAGCCGGTAGAGCCAGCACATTGGCAAACAGTTGACCGATCGCCGGCATGCTGGTCAGGCGGTAGTACCAGGCTATGCCGCCGGGCCAGGGATGGGTGGCGGGCGCCAGAAACACCAGGCCTGCAATCATCTCCGGCTTGTCGAGCGCGAGACTTGCGGTGATCGCTCCACCGAAGGAGTGGCCGATGATGATGGCTTTCGATATCCCCTTGGCACGCATGGCCCGCGCAATGGCGTCGGCCTGGCCGTCGGGGGTGTTGTTTTCCGCGCCACCGCGCTCGGACCAGCCATGGCCAGGGCGGTCGATGAACAGCATCTCGGCGCGGCCTTCGAGTTTGAACCTGAAGGGGATCATCTGATCCCGGAGATTACCGCTGGCGCCATGAATGAACACCAGCGCCGGCAGATCGGCTGTGTCGGGCCTCGGGATATGCACGGCGTGAAGCCGGTAGCCGCCAACATCGATCATGTCGCCAACAGGGGGATACGAGGCCTCGATTTCGCGTGACTTGACTATGGTCAAGGCTGCAAGGCCGGCAATCAGCAGCAATAGGGCGGCAAGTACATAGATCATGGTGGTGAGGATCGGTCTTTGGAACAACATGAAGGGTCGACGCTGTCTAAGTTGAAGGCGAGGGCAGGGCACCTTCCATGCGATACGGTTTTGAACGAAGAAAGTTTCAGGGAGAGATCAGGTTTTGCTGCCGGCGAGTTTTTCAGCCAGTTCTCCGACCCTTTTCTGCGCCTGCTGATTCGCCGGGTAGATTTCAAGCATCTGCTCCCAGGCTCGAAGCTCCAGTTCATCATTCCCTGAGTCGGAGAGGATGGCGGCCATGCCAGCGATGGCGCCAAAATGGCGCGGTTCAAGCGCGAGTACCCGATCGATGTCGGCCATGGATTTTCCGTAGTTGCCCATCATGTAATGCAGTGTGGCTCTACGGTTCCAGCCCTCGGCGAAGTCAGGCATCAGCACGATGGCCTGATCAAGCAGATCGAGCGCCAGCCCATTTTTCCGGTCAGCGATGGCCTTGTCTGCCCATTGCACCAGAAGATTTGTGGTGGCGCTGCCCGAATCACGCCAGCGCATCCAGATGCGTTCGCTGACTTGCTTGGCCTGCTTGGCGTCGCGCGTGCGTTTGAGCTCTGAAAACAGGGAGTCGAGGGTAACTGCCGGTTTGGCCGTGACGCTTGATTTAAGCGCTTCGGGCTTGGCCTGGGCAAATGCCTGCATTCCGGCCGTGCCTGCGGTCAGGACCACAGCAAGGCTCAGGGGAATGATTCTGAAAAATGAAAAATGGCGCATGACGGAAAACTAGTCCGTCTGCGCCAAAGATCAAATGCAAATTTCAGTGATCGCCAAGCGACCTGCTGCTTCAGCCCTGGCGAGCCTTGAAGCGCGGGTTCATCTTGTTGATGATGTAAACGCGGCCCTTGCGGCGAACCAGACGGTTGTCGCGGTGGCGTGCTTTGAGCGATTTAAGCGAATTCTTGATCTTCATTATTCTGATCCGCGGGTTATGCGGGCGAACGACGTCGCCCATTCAAACAAAAACGCGCCACCAAGGGACGCGCTCATCGGTTGCACGCATGTAGCCGCTTGGGCTTTTTCTGTCAACTCCGGGGGAGTTATTTCCCGATAGATAGCGGTTTAAAACAGCTATTTTTGCGTGCTGATCCGGGTGACATGGCCCATCTTGCGACCAGGACGCGCTTCGGATTTGCCGTAGAGATGCAGCACGGAATTGGATTCAGCTGCAATCTGGGGAACGCGGTTGATATCGTCGCCGATCAGGTTCTCCATCACGCAATCGGAATGCCGCTCGGGGTCACCCAGCGGCAGGCCGGTAATGGCGCGAATGTGCTGTTCAAACTGGGAGATTGCGCAGGCGGCTTCCGTCCAGTGGCCCGAATTGTGCACCCGGGGGGCGATTTCATTGACGAGCAAGCGGTGGCTCTCGCCATCGCGAACAGCAAAGAACTCGACAGCAAAAACCCCGACATAATCCAGATGGCCGGCGATTGCTGAGGCGATCCTGACCGCTTCTGAGCGGGCTTCGGCTCCCAGTGTCGATGGGATGGTCGAGGTGTGCAGAATATGGTTGCGGTGAATATTTTCCGCAACGTCAAAGGCGCGAACTTCGCCCGAAAGACCGCGTGCGGCAATCACCGACACTTCGCATTCGAAGTGAACGAAGGACTCCAGAATTGCCATCTGGCCTTGCATGGCGGCAAAGGCAGACTCGGCGTCCTCAGGCCGGACCAGTTTTGCCTGGCCCTTGCCGTCATAGCCCAGCCGGGTGGTCTTCAAAACAGCCGGCAGCCCGGTTGTTTTGATCGCACCATCAAGATCAGACCAAACCGATACGGCAGCAAACAAAGCTGTTTCGGCCCCGAGGTCTCGCGCCATGGATTTTTCCAGCAGCCGGTCCTGCGCCACCTCGAGAGCTTTCGACCCGGGTCTGACCGGAACACGCGATTCGAGCCATTGCACCGCTGCCACCGGCACGTTTTCGAATTCGTAGGTGACCACGTCACAAAATTCGGCCAGTTGCTCCAGAGCCTCGGGATCGTCATAGCTTGCGACGATCTGGCTGTTGGCAACCTGTGCTGCAGGCGCATGGACGTCGGGTTCAAGAATGGTGGTTTTGTAGCCCAGGCGTGCCGCCGCCATCGCCAGCATCCGGCCAAGCTGACCGCCGCCGATGATGCCGATCATGGCGCCCGGCGCGAGCGGTTCGGCGCTCATGGCTGATCAACCGGAAAATCGGCCACGGCATCGGTGCGGGCCTGGCGCCAGGCATCGAGCCTGTCAGCCAGCGCGGTATCATTGAGAGCTAGCACACTTGCGGCGAGCAAGGCGGCGTTGACCGCGCCTGCCTTTCCGATGGCCAAAGTGCCGACGGGAATGCCGGCCGGCATCTGTACGATCGATAAGAGGCTGTCCTGTCCCGAGAGCGCCTTGGATTCCACCGGAACTCCGAACACCGGCAAGGGTGTAAAGGCCGCGGTCATGCCGGGCAGATGCGCAGCGCCGCCGGCTCCGGCAATGATCACCTGGAATCCGTCGGCACGTGCGCCCTTGGCAAAGGCAACCAGGCGGTCCGGCGTGCGGTGCGCGGAGATGATGAGGGGCTGATGGGCAATGCCGAGTTCGGCCAGCGTTTCGGCGGCGTGTTTCATTGTTGGCCAGTCAGACTGGCTGCCCATGATTACTGCGACCTTCGGAGTTGGGTTAACGGTCATGCGCGGCTCCGCGAGGTCAGGCAATGATATCCGGAATGATCTGGTCTTCGATCTTGCTGATCTTGTCCTTGATCACGAGTTTCTTCTTTTTCATGCGTTGAACGCGCAACTGGTCACAGCCAACCTGGATCATGGCGTTGATTGCGACGTCGAAGTCTTCGTGTTCATGACGCAATCGCGCGACCAACATACGCAATTCCGCCTGTTCCTGATTGGACATGCCATTTTCCCGTCTCAGTCATGCTGTCGGCGCTTGCCCGACCTTTTTTGTCGTTTCGGCGCTCGTACCACACAATCAGGTGTAACGGGAAGTTATCCCCATACAGAAATCACCTTCGACAAAAGGAAAAAGCCGTGGCACACTCCCAGACGTCAACAAGTGATTTGCACCGGTGTCCCGGCGCCGGCGCATCCCAACCAAGGAGACGCTTATGTCGATTGATGCTCATCTTGCCACACTTGAAAAGAAGCACGGTGATCTGGAGGCTGAACTCCAGACAGTACAAGCCCAGCCGTCTGTCCATGACGAGATGATTGCTGACATCAAACGACGCAAACTACGCCTTAAAGATCAGATCAAACGTCTTCGGTCCGCTACACAACATTGACCAGATTTACATGACACCAAGATGACACGGCGCGGGCTTTTCCCGCGCCGTTTTGTTTGGGACCAAGCCGGAGTCGGCTGGCTCAAGTGAACCAGCATGGTTTTCAGAGCTGCAGTTGATTTGAACGCGACACGCATCATTTCAAAGAGTTACAACGCCGCTGCGGCACAATGGCGCTGCATCAAGCCAGAACTGATCGATCCATAGATTGAGATGTAGAAAGCCGTCGGTGTTGACAGCATAAATCCGGCGTGTGCCCTGACTGCTGACCGTCACCAGATTGCATTCGAGCAGCGCTTTAAGGTGTTGCGAAACCGCAGGGCGGCTGATCGGCAGTCCGTCGGCCAGTTCATTGACCGTCCGGGGCTGGCGGCGCAGCTCTTCCAGCAGGTAACGCCTGTTGGGATCGGCGATGGCTTGGAAAGTATCCATGGTCATAAAAGCAAGCTAAATCAAAGGATTTCGCCGGGCAAGCCTTTTGTGCGCTGCAACGAGTAGGCTCCGCTCAAGTGTCATGCGCTTGAGCAGAACGATGCTCTAAAGCAGCCTGCGCTGTTTGAAACACCAGGCCATCCTTCAAGCAGATGCCGTTTTATTTCGTCCCACCGAGTGTTCTGGCTTCGTCACGCAGCAAATATTTTTGAATCTTGCCTGTCGATGTCTTGGGGACTTCCTGAAATATTACTGTACGCGGACACTTGAAACGCGCCAGCAATCCGCGGCAGTGCTCGATCACGTCCGCCTCGCTCAGGCTATAACCAGGCCGAAGCTCGACGAAGGCGCAGGGGGTTTCGCCCCATTTGTCATCGGGCCGGGCAACGACCGCCGCCGCCAGAATGCCGGGATGTTTGTAAAGTGCGTCTTCGACCTCGATCGAAGAGATGTTCTCGCCGCCCGATATAATGATGTCCTTGGAGCGATCCTTGAGCTGCAAATAGCCGTCGGGATGGATGACGCCGAGGTCGCCAGAATGAAACCATCCGCCCCGGAAGGCCTCTTCGCTGGCCGCCGGATTTTTCAGATAGCCCTTCATGACGATATTGCCGCGAAACATGACCTCGCCAATCGTTTCGCCATCTGCAGGCGTTCGTTCCATGGTCTTTGGATCCATCACCGCCAGATTTTCAAGCGCCGGATAACGAACTCCCTGACGGGCTTTTTTGGTGGTCCGGGCGCCATGGTCGAGCGCTGTCCATTCCGCCTTCCATTCGTTGACGACGGCGGGTCCGTAGGTCTCGGTCAGGCCATAGAGGTGAACCACCTCGAAACCGGCATCGGCCATGCCGGCCAGTACGGATTCCGGCGGAGGTGCTGCTGCCGTGTTGAAGCTGACTGTGTGGGAAAAATCGCGTTTTTCATCTTCGGGCGCATTCAGAAGTGCCGACATGACAATCGGTGCGCCGCACAAATGGGTCACGCCGTGATCAGCGATCGCGTCATATATGGCTTTGGCACGGACCCAGCGCAGGCAGACATGAGTGCCGCCGACAACGCCCAGCGTC is a window from the Hoeflea sp. IMCC20628 genome containing:
- a CDS encoding DUF465 domain-containing protein, translating into MSNQEQAELRMLVARLRHEHEDFDVAINAMIQVGCDQLRVQRMKKKKLVIKDKISKIEDQIIPDIIA
- the ykgO gene encoding type B 50S ribosomal protein L36 codes for the protein MKIKNSLKSLKARHRDNRLVRRKGRVYIINKMNPRFKARQG
- a CDS encoding 5-(carboxyamino)imidazole ribonucleotide synthase, which translates into the protein MSAEPLAPGAMIGIIGGGQLGRMLAMAAARLGYKTTILEPDVHAPAAQVANSQIVASYDDPEALEQLAEFCDVVTYEFENVPVAAVQWLESRVPVRPGSKALEVAQDRLLEKSMARDLGAETALFAAVSVWSDLDGAIKTTGLPAVLKTTRLGYDGKGQAKLVRPEDAESAFAAMQGQMAILESFVHFECEVSVIAARGLSGEVRAFDVAENIHRNHILHTSTIPSTLGAEARSEAVRIASAIAGHLDYVGVFAVEFFAVRDGESHRLLVNEIAPRVHNSGHWTEAACAISQFEQHIRAITGLPLGDPERHSDCVMENLIGDDINRVPQIAAESNSVLHLYGKSEARPGRKMGHVTRISTQK
- a CDS encoding metalloregulator ArsR/SmtB family transcription factor — protein: MTMDTFQAIADPNRRYLLEELRRQPRTVNELADGLPISRPAVSQHLKALLECNLVTVSSQGTRRIYAVNTDGFLHLNLWIDQFWLDAAPLCRSGVVTL
- a CDS encoding DUF465 domain-containing protein codes for the protein MSIDAHLATLEKKHGDLEAELQTVQAQPSVHDEMIADIKRRKLRLKDQIKRLRSATQH
- a CDS encoding alpha/beta hydrolase — its product is MIYVLAALLLLIAGLAALTIVKSREIEASYPPVGDMIDVGGYRLHAVHIPRPDTADLPALVFIHGASGNLRDQMIPFRFKLEGRAEMLFIDRPGHGWSERGGAENNTPDGQADAIARAMRAKGISKAIIIGHSFGGAITASLALDKPEMIAGLVFLAPATHPWPGGIAWYYRLTSMPAIGQLFANVLALPAGLTRLESGSACVFAPNPTPGDYITETAPGLVLRPKAFRYNAIDVSNLKPYLARVSPRYTEITAPTVIITGDSDSVVLAHIHSEGLARDIEGAELIWIRNLGHKPDHVTTGLAVRAIEKVAGRDVDLKAAAALAEAALVNDHATCSGEVSSAG
- a CDS encoding acyl-CoA synthetase — translated: MSTNPYETDLDRNAANYQPLTPLAHLERAAIVHPDHTAIIHGALRLSYRDFLKRSKQLANALTSLGATRGDTVSVMLSNTPAMLEAHHGVPMTGAVLHSINTRLDPPAIAFQLDHAECKILIVDREFSGVVAEALSLAETSPIVIDYDDTEYPDDAPFPKGARIGTLDYEKLVAAASAQFTRSVPHDEWDSVSLNYTSGTTGNPKGVVYHHRGAAMMGYSNVIASGMGRHPVYLWTLPMFHCNGWCFPWTLGVVGGTHVCLRWVRAKAIYDAIADHGVTHLCGAPIVMSALLNAPEDEKRDFSHTVSFNTAAAPPPESVLAGMADAGFEVVHLYGLTETYGPAVVNEWKAEWTALDHGARTTKKARQGVRYPALENLAVMDPKTMERTPADGETIGEVMFRGNIVMKGYLKNPAASEEAFRGGWFHSGDLGVIHPDGYLQLKDRSKDIIISGGENISSIEVEDALYKHPGILAAAVVARPDDKWGETPCAFVELRPGYSLSEADVIEHCRGLLARFKCPRTVIFQEVPKTSTGKIQKYLLRDEARTLGGTK
- the purE gene encoding 5-(carboxyamino)imidazole ribonucleotide mutase, producing the protein MTVNPTPKVAVIMGSQSDWPTMKHAAETLAELGIAHQPLIISAHRTPDRLVAFAKGARADGFQVIIAGAGGAAHLPGMTAAFTPLPVFGVPVESKALSGQDSLLSIVQMPAGIPVGTLAIGKAGAVNAALLAASVLALNDTALADRLDAWRQARTDAVADFPVDQP